The Papaver somniferum cultivar HN1 chromosome 3, ASM357369v1, whole genome shotgun sequence genome includes a region encoding these proteins:
- the LOC113359930 gene encoding uncharacterized protein LOC113359930, producing the protein MNVKDRKSDKKRLRVWCENRFDHKGKVECEWFVFASILPKKSTFKVRSVNLTHTCKGRIVEDKILNRSADPLLVVEVIQEQLKNGSGKVIPRPRQIQEDFKASHLIDITYHTTWKDRNLVMETKYGSYEESYKLVPQFCKMVCDSNKDSVGTFSYCNTDMAFESTTISFAGAIKGWKEGCRSAVGLDASHLNGKCGGVLMAATGLDGQNGLVTLGIGVFPAEKIENWTMFLTDLKPLLLSHEKPLTFISDRQKGLLEAVPAVFLDSYHIYCWRHLYNNFKKHFKGQKLYSLLWNAAKCYKKKHFYKHMEDMKKENPVAVVYLEKDGFESWSRAFFYDTSKCEHLNNNFSESFNSMGKNLRDKPICRLGILYNQLVMSLFHKRRKESAKWNPNGLVPNAMKLIGKLCKLVGAFKVDPCVSGKLYEVTNEGSKEVFIVNLEEKQCSCLQWQLRGYCSHYYSVAAYRATYAQVVFPFPPQEDWPELEEHEKFELESAIKIRKSGRPRVKKRRAWDEPKVPTKVYSCSRCKSTGHNKTTCQGGDVGKNPKAKRQRTQVNGVIFTSFDRPVPQKKQSSQPSGIRKTAAASSSKAKKASAKASTTSKKKNMSQTKK; encoded by the exons atgaatgtGAAGGATCGAAAGAGTGACAAGAAAAGACTTAGGGTTTGGTGTGAAAATAGGTTTGACCATAAAGGAAAGGTTGAGTGTGAGTGGTTTGTGTTTGCTTCAATACTACCAAAGAAGTCTACATTTAAGGTTAGGTCTGTGAACTTAACCCATACTTGCAAGGGAAGGATTGTAGAAGACAAGATTCTCAATAGATCTGCAGACCCTCTATTAGTAGTTGAAGTTATACAAGAGCAGTTGAAGAATGGCTCTGGAAAAGTAATTCCAAGACCAAGACAAATTCAAGAGGATTTCAAGGCTTCTCATCTCATTGATATTACTTATCATACAACATGGAAGGATAGGAACTTAGTGATGGAAACTAAGTATGGGAGTTATGAAGAGAGTTACAAACTAGTTCCTCAGTTTTGTAAGATGGTGTGTGACTCCAACAAGGATTCAGTTGGAACTTTTTCATATTGTAATACTGACATGGCTTTTGAGTCAACGACAATAAGCTTTGCTGGAGCTATCAAAGGATGGAAGGAAGGGTGTAGATCAGCTGTTGGGTTAGATGCTTCTCATCTAAATGGTAAGTGTGGTGGTGTGTTGATGGCTGCAACTGGGTTAGATGGTCAAAATGGTTTAGTCACattaggaattggtgtttttcCTGCTGAAAAAATTGAGAATTGGACTATGTTCCTCACTGACTTGAAGCCACTACTCTTAAGCCATGAAAAGCCATTGACATTCATTTCAGATAGGCAAAAAGGGCTTCTTGAAGCTGTTCCTGCTGTGTTCCTAGACTCATATCACATATATTGTTGGAG GCACTTGTATAACAATTTCAAGAAGCACTTTAAgggacaaaagttgtatagcttACTGTGGAATGCAGCCAAATGCTACAAGAAGAAACATTTCTAT AAACATATGGAAGATATGAAGAAGGAGAATCCTGTTGCTGTGGTGTACCTTGAAAAGGATGGTTTTGAGTCATGGTCTAGGGCCTTTTTTTATGACACTAGTAAGTGTGAACACCTAAATAACAACTTTAGTGAGTCATTTAATTCCATGGGAAAAAACCTTAGGGACAAACCAATATGTAGACTAGGAATTCTTTATAATCAGTTGGTTATGAGTTTgtttcacaaaagaagaaaagaaagtgcAAAATGGAATCCAAATGGATTGGTTCCTAATGCTATGAAACTGATTGGTAAATTGTGTAAGTTGGTTGGTGCTTTTAAAGTAGACCCATGTGTGAGTGGTAAATTGTATGAAGTTACAAATGAGGGTAGCAAGGAAGTTTTTATTGTGAACTTGGAAGAAAAGCAGTGCAGTTGTCTACAATGGCAACTCAGAGG GTATTGCTCTCATTATTACTCAGTTGCTGCATACAGAGCCACATATGCTCAAGTTGTCTTTCCATTTCCTCCTCAAGAAGATTGGCCTGAG ttggaAGAACATGAAAAGTTTGAATTGGAATCTGCTATCAAGATCAGGAAATCAGGAAGGCCTAGAGTTAAGAAGAGGAGAGCATGGGATGAGCCAAAAGTACCTACAAAGGTATATTCATGTTCAAGATGTAAATCAACTGGTCATAACAAAACTACATGTCAAGGTGGTGATGTTGGCAAGAATCCAAAAGCTAAGAGGCAGAGAACCCAAGTAAATGGTGTTATCTTCACATCTTTTGACAGACCTGTTCCTCAGAAGAAGCAATCATCTCAACCATCTGGGATTAGAAAAACAGCAGCTGCATCTTCTTCTAAAGCTAAGAAAGCTTCTGCTAAAGCTTCTACAActtcaaagaagaagaacatgagTCAGACAAAGAAGTGA